From one Streptomyces spiramyceticus genomic stretch:
- a CDS encoding ABC transporter permease, with amino-acid sequence MAGPVAFFALFFAYPVVAIVGRGLKAEGVWQFGRVGEVLGDPDILDVLWFTTWQAVASTALTLLIALPAAYVFARFDFPGKQLLRAVVTVPFVLPTVVVGTAFLAMLGRGGLLDELWGVRLDTTVWAILLAHVFFNYAVVVRTVGGLWSQLDPRQEEAARVLGAGRFAAWRRVTLPALVPAVAAAALMVFLFTFTSFGVVQILGGPAYSTLEVEIYRQTAQLLDLPTAAVLTLTQLVAVGAILAVHAWTVRRRETALKLVDPAQTARRPRGAGQWALLGGVLATVVVLILLPLGVLVERSLDGPDGYGFTYYRALQSAAASGGTFLVPPLEAVWNSLQYALVATAIAVAVGGLAAAALTRRAGRLVRGFDALLMLPLGVSAVTVGFGFLITLNRPPLDLRTSWILVPLAQALVGVPFVVRTMLPVLRAVDSRLREVAAVLGASPLRAWREVDLPMVRRALLVAAGFAFAVSLGEFGATVFIARPDNPTLPVAVARLLGRAGDLNYGQAMALSTILMVVCAVSLLVLERVRTDRSGEF; translated from the coding sequence ATGGCCGGTCCCGTCGCGTTCTTCGCACTCTTCTTCGCCTATCCCGTGGTCGCGATCGTCGGTCGCGGGCTCAAGGCGGAAGGCGTCTGGCAGTTCGGCCGGGTCGGTGAGGTGCTCGGCGATCCGGACATTCTGGACGTCCTGTGGTTCACGACGTGGCAGGCCGTGGCGTCGACGGCGCTGACCCTGCTGATCGCCCTCCCGGCGGCGTACGTCTTCGCGCGGTTCGACTTCCCGGGCAAGCAGTTGCTGCGGGCCGTCGTCACCGTGCCGTTCGTGCTGCCGACGGTCGTCGTCGGGACCGCGTTCCTGGCGATGCTGGGGCGGGGCGGGCTGCTCGACGAGCTGTGGGGCGTACGGCTCGACACGACCGTGTGGGCGATCCTCCTCGCGCACGTCTTCTTCAATTACGCGGTGGTCGTACGGACCGTGGGCGGCCTGTGGTCGCAGCTCGACCCGCGCCAGGAGGAGGCGGCGCGGGTGCTCGGCGCCGGGCGGTTCGCGGCCTGGCGGCGGGTGACGCTGCCGGCCCTCGTGCCCGCCGTCGCCGCCGCCGCGCTGATGGTCTTCCTCTTCACCTTCACCTCCTTCGGCGTCGTACAGATCCTGGGCGGCCCCGCCTACTCCACCCTGGAGGTGGAGATCTACCGGCAGACCGCGCAGCTGCTCGACCTGCCGACGGCGGCCGTGCTGACGCTGACGCAGTTGGTGGCGGTGGGCGCGATCCTCGCCGTACACGCCTGGACCGTGCGGCGCAGGGAAACCGCCCTGAAGCTGGTCGACCCGGCGCAGACCGCCCGGCGGCCGCGCGGGGCGGGGCAATGGGCGCTGCTCGGCGGGGTGCTCGCCACGGTGGTGGTGCTGATACTTCTGCCGCTCGGGGTGCTCGTCGAGCGGTCGCTGGACGGGCCCGACGGCTACGGCTTCACGTACTACCGCGCGCTTCAGTCGGCGGCCGCGAGTGGGGGCACCTTCCTCGTGCCGCCGCTGGAAGCGGTGTGGAATTCGCTGCAGTACGCCCTGGTGGCGACCGCCATCGCGGTGGCCGTCGGGGGGCTCGCGGCGGCGGCACTCACTCGGCGTGCGGGGCGGCTCGTGCGCGGCTTCGACGCGCTTCTGATGCTGCCGCTGGGCGTGTCCGCCGTGACCGTCGGCTTCGGTTTCCTGATCACCCTGAACCGGCCGCCGCTGGATCTGCGGACGTCGTGGATTCTGGTGCCGCTGGCGCAGGCGCTGGTCGGGGTGCCCTTCGTCGTACGGACGATGCTGCCCGTACTCCGGGCGGTCGACAGCAGGCTGCGCGAGGTGGCGGCGGTGCTCGGTGCTTCGCCGCTGCGGGCCTGGCGGGAGGTCGACCTGCCGATGGTGCGGCGGGCGCTGCTTGTGGCGGCCGGGTTCGCTTTTGCCGTGTCGCTGGGCGAGTTCGGGGCCACCGTCTTCATCGCACGGCCCGACAATCCGACGCTGCCGGTGGCCGTGGCGCGGCTGCTCGGGCGGGCGGGGGACCTCAATTACGGTCAGGCGATGGCCCTGAGCACGATTCTGATGGTGGTGTGCGCGGTGTCGCTGCTGGTCCTTGAGCGTGTTCGTACCGACCGGTCGGGAGAGTTCTGA
- a CDS encoding ABC transporter ATP-binding protein gives MLRLDGATVRFGKRAVLDAVDLEVADHEIVCVLGPSGSGKSTLLRVVAGLQSADAGRVLLDGRDQRGVPVHRRGVGLMFQDHQLFPQRDVGGNVAFGLRMRGAAKAEQVRRVQELLELVGLPGAQRRAIATLSGGEQQRVALARALAPQPKLLMLDEPLGQLDRGLRERLVVELRQLFGQLGTTVLAVTHDQGEAFALADRVVVMCEGRIAQTGTPLEVWQRPASEFVARFLGFDNVVPATISGEAADTVWGKVPVPAGSAQGESRLLVRPAGVRMVPAEDGLPCTVTARTFRGNHVAVLLQPANAPQLEAECSLWDAPDEGAEVGVAFAAEDVVVLPPPLPSDSGGSGSRDDQSAGAHGGLLKTDGRA, from the coding sequence ATGCTGCGGCTCGACGGGGCGACCGTGCGGTTCGGGAAGCGCGCGGTGCTCGACGCGGTGGATCTGGAGGTCGCGGACCACGAGATCGTATGCGTGCTCGGGCCGAGCGGCAGCGGGAAGTCCACGCTGCTGCGGGTCGTCGCCGGGCTCCAGAGCGCCGACGCCGGGCGCGTACTGCTCGACGGGCGCGACCAGCGCGGAGTGCCGGTGCACCGGCGCGGTGTCGGCCTGATGTTCCAGGACCATCAGCTCTTCCCGCAGCGGGACGTCGGCGGCAATGTCGCCTTCGGGCTGCGGATGCGGGGCGCGGCCAAGGCCGAACAGGTGCGCCGGGTGCAGGAGTTGCTGGAGCTTGTCGGCCTGCCGGGGGCGCAACGCCGCGCGATCGCCACGCTGTCGGGCGGCGAGCAGCAGCGGGTCGCGCTCGCGCGGGCGCTCGCCCCGCAGCCCAAGCTGCTGATGCTCGACGAGCCGCTCGGCCAGCTCGACCGCGGCCTGCGCGAACGCCTCGTCGTCGAACTTCGCCAGCTTTTCGGGCAGTTGGGTACGACCGTACTGGCCGTCACCCACGACCAGGGCGAGGCCTTCGCGCTCGCCGACCGTGTGGTGGTGATGTGCGAAGGGCGCATCGCGCAGACCGGCACGCCGCTTGAGGTCTGGCAGCGGCCGGCCTCCGAGTTCGTCGCCCGCTTCCTCGGCTTCGACAATGTCGTCCCCGCGACGATCAGCGGCGAGGCCGCCGACACGGTGTGGGGCAAGGTCCCCGTCCCGGCAGGGTCGGCGCAGGGCGAAAGCCGCCTCCTGGTCCGCCCGGCAGGCGTCCGGATGGTGCCGGCCGAGGACGGCCTGCCGTGCACGGTAACGGCCCGTACCTTCCGCGGCAACCATGTCGCCGTACTCCTGCAGCCCGCGAACGCTCCACAGCTGGAGGCCGAGTGCTCGCTGTGGGACGCGCCGGACGAGGGAGCGGAGGTGGGGGTCGCTTTCGCGGCGGAGGACGTCGTGGTGCTGCCGCCGCCGCTGCCGTCGGACTCCGGCGGCTCCGGCTCGCGTGACGATCAGAGCGCCGGCGCTCACGGCGGACTGCTCAAGACTGACGGTCGCGCCTGA